The Brasilonema sennae CENA114 genome includes a region encoding these proteins:
- a CDS encoding sensor histidine kinase yields MAVGSSNHNLMTDDKDLQSLDLQNFCQLQTELLTTQSPIFFARIVYHDLVTKDFQEVMSLNQRHLPVSQMVLTYLREETWLTNFPNALTLNELNLDFLISSKFYFCPLRYRNHKPEYIQIFAETSLSESLQEQVRKTALILTKYFDLFFESERQKAEILLLEQTIQRASHQLRNSLSLIDLYAQNLCFGLKDNSYQEEQARVIRDSVQELDTNLNELIYCGQSTKLRISLQDLKSIVTESLQGLKPLIDNKQLKICLPENSTTLVVDRLQMKQVFDNLLSNTVHFSPQFGTIVCSWQIFKNEVLIKISDQGIGLSQEDLQKMFTPFYSRRVGGTGLGLTIAKKIVLDHHGCLYADNLPTGGAQFSIVLPRSITT; encoded by the coding sequence ATGGCAGTAGGTTCCTCAAACCACAATCTAATGACTGATGACAAAGATTTACAGTCTTTAGATTTACAAAATTTCTGTCAATTACAAACTGAACTGCTAACAACTCAATCTCCTATTTTTTTTGCTCGAATCGTTTATCATGATTTAGTGACTAAAGATTTTCAGGAGGTTATGAGTCTCAATCAAAGACACCTTCCTGTTTCCCAAATGGTTTTGACATATTTGAGAGAGGAAACATGGTTAACTAACTTTCCTAATGCTTTAACATTAAATGAATTAAATTTAGATTTTTTAATATCATCAAAATTTTATTTTTGCCCTTTAAGATATAGAAATCACAAACCAGAGTACATTCAAATCTTTGCTGAAACATCTCTTTCAGAAAGCCTACAAGAACAGGTGAGAAAAACTGCTTTGATCCTGACAAAGTATTTCGATCTATTTTTTGAGTCTGAAAGACAAAAGGCTGAAATTCTACTGCTAGAACAAACTATTCAACGTGCAAGTCATCAGTTACGTAACTCCTTGTCATTAATTGATCTCTATGCCCAAAACTTATGCTTTGGATTGAAAGATAATTCTTACCAAGAAGAACAAGCAAGAGTCATTCGTGATTCTGTACAGGAGTTAGACACTAATTTAAATGAACTTATCTATTGTGGTCAGAGTACAAAATTAAGAATCTCTCTCCAAGATTTGAAAAGTATAGTCACGGAAAGTCTTCAGGGATTAAAACCTTTGATTGATAACAAGCAACTAAAAATATGCTTGCCAGAAAACTCTACCACACTGGTAGTTGACCGATTGCAAATGAAGCAAGTGTTTGATAATTTACTGAGCAATACTGTTCATTTCAGTCCTCAATTTGGAACTATAGTTTGTAGCTGGCAAATTTTTAAAAATGAAGTTCTTATTAAAATATCCGATCAAGGTATAGGCTTATCTCAAGAGGATCTCCAAAAGATGTTTACCCCCTTTTATTCTCGTCGTGTGGGCGGTACAGGCTTAGGTTTAACTATTGCAAAGAAAATTGTTCTTGACCATCACGGCTGTTTATACGCAGATAATCTACCAACAGGTGGCGCACAATTTTCCATAGTTTTACCTCGTTCTATAACTACCTAG
- a CDS encoding LuxR C-terminal-related transcriptional regulator, translated as MTTTQKVLIVDDEQRFRQGLRTLLNFYNVNASLSIEVVGEAASLEQVLKLTIQHNPNLILLDLELVSSDGISVLIGLKEISYAGKVLVLSAHQEDNWIYRAMQAGAAGYIFKSRLVIQLYEAIDKVIKSEVYFPAEVANGFFRHFQAKSESDFKACQKLHLTEREQEVLYWLAQGASNEEIAKKLYVTVATVKAHLTSIFEKLKVTSRTQAIVTAIKLGIVQA; from the coding sequence ATGACTACTACTCAAAAAGTGTTGATTGTGGATGATGAACAGCGCTTCCGCCAAGGATTACGCACTCTCCTCAATTTTTATAATGTCAATGCTTCTCTATCTATAGAAGTTGTGGGTGAAGCTGCTAGTTTAGAGCAAGTTTTAAAGCTGACGATTCAACATAATCCAAATCTCATACTGCTAGACTTAGAATTAGTGTCATCTGACGGTATTTCGGTCCTTATAGGTTTAAAAGAGATATCGTATGCTGGCAAAGTTTTAGTCTTATCAGCACATCAAGAAGATAACTGGATTTACCGTGCAATGCAAGCAGGTGCAGCTGGTTATATTTTTAAAAGTCGCTTAGTCATTCAACTGTATGAAGCTATTGATAAAGTGATAAAATCTGAAGTTTATTTCCCTGCAGAGGTTGCTAACGGTTTTTTTCGCCATTTCCAAGCTAAGTCAGAATCTGATTTCAAAGCATGCCAAAAATTACATCTAACAGAAAGAGAACAAGAAGTTTTGTATTGGTTAGCTCAGGGTGCTTCTAATGAAGAGATTGCTAAAAAATTATATGTCACAGTAGCAACAGTTAAGGCACATCTCACGAGTATTTTTGAAAAATTAAAGGTGACCAGTCGTACTCAAGCTATTGTAACTGCTATAAAATTAGGGATAGTACAGGCATAA